A region from the Pelodiscus sinensis isolate JC-2024 chromosome 11, ASM4963464v1, whole genome shotgun sequence genome encodes:
- the LOC102457108 gene encoding 2-epi-5-epi-valiolone synthase-like, producing the protein MPVSEEIVAKNDSIVMPENPRQIDFQLVRVKSTWSRIKKGEAICNSDDKITVSKAKIGKSVSDIGISWTIEAPISFCYKVVETCNLLEPANSTLLFGHIIDPQQLDMAMNREREMRRFIVMDQNVDEYYGSKVRKYFEANNVHYKILSLPTTEETKSMDLVLSILQEVHSFGIDRRKEPIIAIGGGVCLDIVGLAASLYRRRTPYIRVPTTLLAYVDASVGAKNGVNFLQCKNKLGGYTPPVATFLDRSFIQTIPRRHISNGLGEILKMALMKHKGLFDLLKSHGKYMLDTKFQSHNGLVNHGDAALKTTRLAIETMLEELAPNLWEDDLDRLVDFGHLISPELEMKVLPSLMHGEAVNIDMAFMTYVAHENGLLTTEEKADIIQCMKGLELPVWHEDCNLHLIKKALVERLKHCGGQMRMPLPSGLGMAEIFNDISEETLERAYKLWASECKTTIEDDFLIH; encoded by the exons ATGCCGGTCTCTGAAGAGATTGTAGCCAAAAATGACTCAATAGTCATGCCTGAGAATCCCAGACAGATTGATTTTCAGCTAGTGCGGGTCAAGAGCACTTGGTCTCGGATCAAGAAGGGGGAAGCCATATGCAACTCCGACGATAAGATAACCGTCTCAAAGGCTAAAAT AGGCAAAAGTGTTTCAGATATTGGGATTTCCTGGACAATTGAAGCTCCTATCTCTTTCTGCTACAAAGTGGTGGAAACATGCAATCTTCTGGAACCTGCCAATAGTACACTTCTCTTTGGGCACATCATAGATCCTCAGCAATTAGACATGGCCATgaacagagaaagagaaatgaGGCGTTTTATTGTAATGGATCAGAATGTTGATGAATATTATGGCTCAAAAGTGAGAAAGTACTTTGAAGCCAATAATGTTCATTATAAAATCCTTTCCCTGCCTACCACTGAAGAAACCAAATCCATGGACCTGGTCCTAAGTATCTTGCAAGAAGTTCACAGCTTTGGCATTGACAGGCGTAAAGAACCCATAATAGCAATTGGAGGAGGGGTTTGCCTGGATATCGTAGGCCTCGCCGCATCACTGTATAGAAGACGCACCCCTTACATTCGTGTTCCAACAACCCTCTTGGCTTATGTTGATGCCAGTGTGGGAGCAAAGAATGGTGTCAATTTCCTTCAGTGCAAGAACAAGCTTGGAGGCTATACTCCTCCTGTAGCTACTTTTCTGGACAGATCCTTCATCCAAACTATTCCCCGTCGACACATCTCCAATGGACTTGGTGAAATTTTAAAG ATGGCACTCATGAAACACAAAGGGCTTTTTGATCTTCTCAAGAGCCATGGGAAATACATGCTGGACACAAAGTTCCAGTCTCACAACGGTTTGGTCAATCATGGTGATGCAGCGCTCAAGACAACCAGACTGGCCATAGAAACAATGCTGGAGGAGCTCGCACCGAACCTCTGGGAGGATGACCTGGACAGACTGGTTGATTTTGGTCACCTGATAAGCCCAGAACTAGAAATG AAAGTTTTACCATCGCTGATGCATGGCGAAGCAGTAAACATCGACATGGCATTTATGACTTACGTGGCCCATGAAAACGGGCTTTTAACGACAGAGGAAAAAGCTGACATTATTCAATGCATGAAGGGTTTGGAGCTCCCAGTGTGGCATGAGGACTGCAACTTGCATCTAATAAAGAAGGCCTTGGTGGAAAGACTGAAACACTGCGGAGGCCAGATGAGAATGCCTCTCCCAAGTGGACTTGGAATGGCAG AAATATTCAATGATATCAGTGAAGAGACCCTGGAAAGAGCATACAAACTATGGGCCAGTGAATGTAAGACAACAATAGAAGATGACTTTCTGATTCACTGA